In a genomic window of Vallitalea okinawensis:
- a CDS encoding GNAT family N-acetyltransferase has translation MLDKSIPYYDVMMKRLKGKQIGNSDLHSDYKFVLFKAGDEKEWAGIETSVGEFDREVDALVYFQREYLPYIKELERRCIFIENNEGLKVATLTIWWCYTGLRRDPWIHWVAVRPEFQGLGLGKAIVSEGMKMLIDIEGDRTTYLHTQTWSYKAIGIYKKAGFAITQEKGLAGYNNDDYENAVNLLDKYIE, from the coding sequence ATGTTAGATAAATCAATACCATATTATGATGTTATGATGAAAAGACTTAAAGGCAAACAAATAGGTAATAGTGATTTGCATAGTGATTATAAATTTGTTTTATTCAAAGCTGGTGATGAAAAAGAATGGGCAGGAATTGAAACCTCAGTAGGAGAGTTTGATAGAGAAGTAGATGCATTAGTTTATTTTCAGAGAGAATACTTGCCTTATATAAAAGAACTTGAAAGAAGATGCATTTTTATAGAAAACAATGAAGGGCTAAAAGTGGCTACACTTACTATCTGGTGGTGTTATACAGGGTTAAGAAGAGATCCATGGATACATTGGGTAGCTGTTAGACCTGAGTTTCAAGGATTAGGATTAGGCAAAGCTATAGTATCTGAAGGTATGAAAATGCTTATAGATATTGAAGGGGATAGGACAACGTATCTGCATACTCAAACGTGGAGTTATAAGGCTATAGGAATTTATAAGAAAGCTGGATTTGCGATAACACAAGAAAAAGGTCTTGCTGGCTACAATAATGATGATTATGAAAATGCAGTTAATCTACTAGATAAATATATTGAATAA
- a CDS encoding class I SAM-dependent methyltransferase, whose translation MNTNQPDLTALITTFARAYHSINCVNKIFDDYLAYDILGEESFLFLRDSLSNLYNLLNPNVPIYDKNKKLDWVMKNQSSPITLSRSQYTEDCLNSIIKNESIQYVILGAGLDTYAFRQPAQPNNLQIYELDQPQTQSYKLNRIKELGWSTPNNLCFLPIDFTKENLYTILSGSNFKTDSQSLFSWLGVAMYLSDETILTVLQSIATISAPGSLIIFDYLDLDAFNDSQTTSNVQHLIKLAERSGHSINSGIDSKKLPDTLSQIGLKVKEILTPVDIEKRFFLNCDSGYHSFDHIHFALIEVL comes from the coding sequence ATGAACACTAATCAGCCAGATTTAACAGCATTAATAACTACTTTCGCTCGTGCATATCATTCAATTAATTGCGTCAATAAAATTTTTGATGATTACTTAGCTTATGATATATTAGGCGAAGAATCATTTTTGTTTCTAAGAGATAGTTTATCAAATCTATACAATTTACTCAATCCTAATGTACCTATTTATGATAAGAATAAGAAATTGGATTGGGTTATGAAAAACCAGAGCTCGCCTATTACTCTCAGCCGTTCCCAATATACAGAAGACTGTTTAAACTCCATTATAAAAAATGAGTCTATTCAATACGTTATACTTGGTGCCGGTCTTGATACATACGCCTTTCGACAACCTGCTCAACCAAATAATCTTCAAATTTATGAACTGGATCAACCCCAAACTCAATCTTACAAACTTAATCGAATAAAAGAATTAGGATGGTCTACCCCAAATAATTTATGCTTTTTACCTATCGATTTTACTAAAGAAAATCTTTACACAATATTAAGCGGTTCAAACTTTAAGACGGATTCTCAGAGTCTATTCAGTTGGTTAGGTGTAGCAATGTACTTATCAGACGAAACTATATTGACAGTTCTACAATCCATTGCAACCATTTCTGCTCCAGGCAGTTTGATTATTTTCGATTATTTAGATTTAGATGCATTTAATGATTCTCAAACTACAAGTAATGTACAACATTTAATAAAATTAGCCGAACGTTCTGGACATTCGATCAATTCTGGAATTGACTCAAAAAAATTGCCAGATACCCTCTCTCAAATAGGATTAAAAGTAAAAGAGATACTCACACCTGTAGATATTGAAAAGCGCTTCTTCTTAAATTGCGATAGCGGATACCACTCATTTGACCATATACATTTCGCCCTTATTGAAGTATTATAA
- a CDS encoding SdpI family protein, translated as MPLLSIGAVCFVVGLIFKLLPPKKINYIYGWRSRLAMKNKETWDEAQRYGANLLIFGGIIAVVSGYFITLLFPKMHSVAGSICAFVLLVVILILGEVHLRKVFDEEGNRKNI; from the coding sequence ATGCCTTTATTATCTATAGGAGCAGTATGTTTTGTAGTTGGATTAATATTCAAGTTATTACCACCGAAAAAAATAAACTATATTTATGGATGGCGATCAAGGCTGGCAATGAAAAATAAAGAGACATGGGATGAAGCACAGAGATATGGAGCTAACCTACTTATTTTTGGAGGTATAATAGCTGTAGTCTCAGGTTATTTTATAACACTACTATTTCCTAAGATGCATTCAGTTGCTGGGAGTATATGTGCTTTTGTCTTACTAGTTGTTATCTTAATTCTTGGTGAAGTACATTTACGTAAAGTTTTTGATGAGGAAGGTAATAGAAAGAATATCTAA
- a CDS encoding CDP-alcohol phosphatidyltransferase family protein, producing MKSIANYITMIRIILSLTLFFIEPLSQAFIIIYLICGISDILDGYIARKTNTVSEVGGKLDSLADLIMFTVLIILFYPIILIHFNIIVWIIIVTTIRLISMVIVYIKYRKFGVIHTYGNKLTGFALFMFPLLLAFNFNGYVPIMLICLIACISSIEELLIHLTSTELKINRRSIFDN from the coding sequence ATGAAGTCAATTGCCAATTACATAACAATGATAAGAATAATTCTATCGCTAACCTTATTTTTTATTGAGCCACTGAGTCAAGCATTTATCATAATATACCTTATTTGTGGAATTAGTGATATCCTCGATGGCTACATAGCAAGAAAGACCAATACCGTAAGTGAAGTTGGAGGAAAGCTTGATTCATTAGCAGATTTGATAATGTTTACAGTATTGATTATTCTATTTTATCCGATAATTCTTATACATTTTAATATAATTGTCTGGATTATAATTGTTACTACGATAAGATTGATATCAATGGTTATAGTATATATAAAATATAGAAAATTTGGTGTGATACATACATATGGAAATAAATTAACTGGCTTTGCTTTGTTTATGTTCCCGCTACTATTAGCATTTAACTTTAACGGATATGTACCTATAATGCTAATTTGCTTGATTGCATGCATCTCTTCAATTGAGGAACTTCTTATTCATTTGACCTCAACCGAATTGAAAATAAATAGAAGAAGTATCTTCGATAATTAG
- a CDS encoding inositol monophosphatase family protein, whose product MDIILSEAIRIAKLAGTKIKELRKAKQYTESVKNGYELVTTADLVSNDIIKAEINKIFCNHEIISEEDNGNKNQSLQQPTWIIDPIDGTVGYANDHYQVAVSIAYAVDCKVRYGVVYNPFLDEMYYASENSGAFLNGNKISVKDVSELKSCVIGTGFPHRKDDIQDIISRLGRVLPHIRDLRRLGSPALDICWVACGRMQGFYEGKLSPWDVAAAKLIAIEAGAEVGYYKKEDNYPVLECINGNNIIVSSPKVFDELKHILA is encoded by the coding sequence ATGGACATAATATTGAGCGAAGCAATAAGAATAGCGAAACTTGCTGGAACGAAAATTAAGGAATTACGAAAAGCAAAACAATACACTGAATCAGTAAAAAATGGCTATGAACTAGTTACAACCGCAGATTTAGTCTCAAATGATATCATTAAAGCAGAGATTAATAAGATATTTTGTAATCATGAAATTATATCCGAAGAAGATAATGGGAATAAAAATCAATCTTTGCAGCAGCCTACATGGATTATTGACCCTATCGATGGTACTGTTGGATATGCAAACGACCACTATCAAGTTGCTGTATCAATTGCTTATGCAGTTGATTGCAAAGTCCGCTATGGAGTTGTTTATAATCCATTCCTTGATGAGATGTATTATGCTTCAGAAAATTCAGGGGCGTTTCTCAATGGTAATAAGATTAGTGTTAAAGACGTTTCAGAATTAAAAAGTTGTGTGATTGGTACTGGTTTTCCACATAGGAAAGATGATATTCAAGATATAATAAGCAGATTAGGGCGTGTTCTACCTCATATAAGAGATTTGAGAAGATTAGGTTCACCTGCTTTAGATATATGTTGGGTAGCATGTGGAAGAATGCAAGGATTTTATGAGGGGAAATTATCTCCTTGGGATGTTGCTGCTGCAAAATTAATTGCTATTGAAGCTGGAGCTGAGGTAGGCTACTATAAAAAAGAAGATAATTACCCTGTTCTTGAATGTATTAATGGAAACAATATAATCGTATCAAGTCCTAAAGTGTTCGATGAACTGAAACACATTCTCGCATAA
- a CDS encoding GNAT family N-acetyltransferase, whose amino-acid sequence MLYHKGTQTIETERLKLRRFTVKDAEDMYNNWANDDKVTECLSWPTHKSIDTTRKILESWMESYDKDDTYSWAITYKEDNIVIGSIGVVSLNNQHESCSIGYCIGRNFWGRGITTEAFKEIIQFLLYEVGFERIEAYHHTDNPASGNVMKKAGLLFEGTLRHYRKNIRGKFVDCDLYGIIKK is encoded by the coding sequence ATGTTATATCATAAAGGAACACAAACGATAGAGACAGAAAGACTTAAACTCAGAAGGTTTACTGTGAAAGATGCAGAGGATATGTATAATAATTGGGCTAATGATGACAAAGTAACTGAATGCTTGTCTTGGCCAACACATAAGAGTATTGACACTACTAGAAAGATTTTAGAATCTTGGATGGAGAGTTACGATAAAGATGATACATATTCCTGGGCTATTACCTATAAAGAAGATAACATAGTTATTGGCTCTATTGGAGTAGTAAGTTTAAATAATCAACATGAGTCATGTAGTATTGGTTATTGTATTGGGAGGAATTTCTGGGGAAGAGGGATAACTACAGAAGCTTTTAAGGAAATTATCCAATTCCTTCTCTATGAAGTTGGATTTGAAAGAATTGAAGCATATCATCATACTGATAATCCGGCATCAGGAAACGTTATGAAAAAAGCTGGTTTGCTTTTTGAAGGAACATTACGCCATTATCGTAAGAATATTAGGGGAAAATTTGTAGATTGTGATCTATATGGAATAATCAAAAAATAG
- a CDS encoding carbon-nitrogen hydrolase family protein — MILESAGELLLLPEYALTGSLILEKEVDLGLWIEAIKMAIGELRIPEGKELLLNYIIKLEGNMYNCSQLFPSEKRQCKLHPDSIELENGLIPGMVEEVFEHNDKNYKVIICTDMRYIDSFNLIDVKFLVFVYHFSEYSLERVLTDLKQISKKYNIPILVSSILSDKNVGYSSYIYKDTVISLPKIEGVLEIEF; from the coding sequence TTGATACTGGAATCAGCAGGTGAACTCCTATTATTACCAGAGTATGCCTTGACAGGTTCGCTGATTTTAGAAAAAGAAGTGGATTTGGGTCTGTGGATTGAGGCAATAAAGATGGCTATAGGTGAATTAAGAATACCTGAAGGTAAAGAACTCTTGTTAAATTATATTATTAAACTAGAAGGTAATATGTATAATTGTAGCCAACTATTTCCGTCTGAAAAGAGGCAGTGTAAATTGCATCCTGATTCCATAGAATTAGAAAATGGATTAATTCCAGGTATGGTAGAAGAAGTCTTTGAACATAATGATAAAAATTACAAGGTGATAATATGTACGGATATGCGGTATATCGATTCATTTAATCTAATAGATGTTAAGTTTTTAGTTTTTGTCTATCATTTCTCAGAATACAGTCTAGAGCGAGTTTTGACAGATCTAAAGCAAATATCAAAAAAGTATAACATTCCAATTCTAGTGAGTAGTATTCTTAGTGATAAAAACGTAGGTTACAGCTCATATATTTACAAAGATACAGTAATTAGTTTACCAAAGATAGAAGGTGTACTTGAGATAGAATTTTAG
- a CDS encoding GNAT family N-acetyltransferase — translation MKTLDTDRLILREWHENDAVDLFEFAKSPNVVGASWQPHESIDESLEAIRSWIEYQEIWAIVLKDNNKPIGTISLTDINRHDRYKEIEYVLSEDYQNKGYTSEATKRVLEYAFRELDLMVVAVCHYPYNIQSKRVIEKCGFTYEGTLRKYSRNLCDSVRYSMTKEEWECKYA, via the coding sequence GTGAAAACGCTTGATACTGACCGTTTAATACTTCGGGAATGGCATGAAAATGATGCTGTCGATTTGTTTGAGTTTGCTAAGAGTCCTAATGTAGTAGGTGCCAGTTGGCAACCCCATGAAAGTATCGATGAAAGTCTTGAAGCTATCCGCAGTTGGATTGAGTATCAAGAGATATGGGCGATTGTTTTAAAAGATAACAATAAACCAATTGGTACAATATCCTTAACTGATATAAACAGACATGACCGTTATAAAGAAATAGAATATGTTTTATCAGAGGATTACCAGAATAAAGGATATACATCTGAAGCTACAAAACGAGTGCTTGAATACGCTTTCCGCGAGCTTGATCTAATGGTTGTGGCAGTTTGCCATTATCCGTATAACATACAATCTAAACGTGTTATTGAAAAATGTGGTTTCACTTATGAAGGAACACTGCGTAAATACAGTAGGAATTTATGTGATAGTGTGCGGTATTCTATGACTAAAGAGGAATGGGAATGCAAATATGCTTAA
- a CDS encoding GNAT family N-acetyltransferase has protein sequence MKDLFLVKPNKRYQKSFENYVLAYRKIDDEHYFNKYKKALKNFQDYLNDLNNYSKGNDLPQGEVITSTFWLIDEKETVVGVVRIRQQEVECAGHIGYDISPNCRNKGYGYQILKLALRKVMKLGIEEVILTCNIDNTASKKIIEKNNGEFLETIFDKEENEYLHKYRITLTTN, from the coding sequence ATGAAGGATTTATTTTTAGTCAAGCCTAATAAAAGATATCAAAAAAGTTTTGAAAATTATGTCCTAGCATACAGAAAAATAGATGATGAACATTATTTTAATAAGTATAAAAAAGCATTAAAAAATTTCCAAGATTATTTAAACGACTTAAACAATTATTCAAAGGGAAACGACCTACCTCAAGGAGAAGTTATAACTTCAACATTCTGGTTAATTGATGAAAAAGAAACAGTTGTAGGTGTAGTGAGAATTAGACAACAAGAGGTAGAATGTGCTGGACATATAGGTTATGATATTTCACCAAATTGTAGAAATAAAGGATATGGCTATCAAATTTTAAAATTGGCATTGAGAAAGGTCATGAAATTAGGAATAGAAGAAGTAATTTTAACTTGTAACATAGACAATACTGCCTCAAAGAAAATTATAGAAAAGAACAACGGTGAATTTTTAGAAACCATTTTTGATAAGGAAGAAAATGAATATCTACATAAATATAGGATTACATTAACAACTAACTAA
- a CDS encoding CPBP family intramembrane glutamic endopeptidase, with protein MQLIKVKSNVVRYIIFTYVLCWLMIFSLGGIATLVLDGTPLVMQFLTAIVSWSPTIVLLVMFKKLYPNSSVNNFYRKCFSEKLNLRLLLVTFLIQLLIFMFSIYIIAIQLDFTVMSLLDLSISTILPAIFFTLIQGAVGEESGWRGYLQPAIEEKFGVIIGSLVVGLIWTFFHAPLWFLTTGYNGVELIKYIVMFSICITSVGVIIGICYHHCKNLFVPIWIHFMLNFYTELFKGNLIDLVSIFALCYLITAFALLYWHIISLRKQHKSSRLYKRKS; from the coding sequence ATGCAACTTATAAAAGTAAAAAGTAATGTAGTACGATATATAATTTTTACGTATGTTTTATGTTGGCTAATGATATTTTCGTTAGGAGGTATAGCAACACTAGTATTGGATGGAACACCATTGGTTATGCAGTTCTTGACAGCTATAGTCTCATGGTCTCCTACTATAGTACTTCTAGTTATGTTTAAAAAGCTCTACCCAAATAGTTCTGTAAATAATTTTTATAGAAAATGTTTTAGTGAGAAACTTAATCTTAGACTATTGCTGGTGACATTCCTTATTCAATTATTAATATTTATGTTCAGTATATACATTATAGCTATTCAACTAGATTTTACTGTTATGAGTTTATTGGATTTATCTATTTCTACAATCTTACCAGCTATTTTTTTTACTTTAATACAAGGAGCAGTTGGAGAAGAAAGTGGTTGGAGAGGATATTTGCAACCAGCTATTGAAGAAAAGTTTGGTGTAATTATCGGATCATTAGTAGTTGGTTTAATCTGGACCTTTTTTCATGCACCTTTGTGGTTTTTAACTACAGGGTATAATGGCGTTGAACTCATAAAGTATATAGTAATGTTTAGTATATGTATTACTTCAGTTGGGGTAATAATTGGTATTTGTTATCATCATTGCAAAAATTTATTTGTCCCTATTTGGATTCACTTTATGTTAAACTTCTATACAGAACTGTTTAAAGGTAACTTAATAGACCTAGTTTCAATATTTGCATTATGCTATTTGATTACAGCATTCGCATTATTATACTGGCATATAATATCACTTAGAAAACAACACAAATCAAGTAGATTATATAAAAGAAAAAGTTGA
- a CDS encoding pyridoxamine 5'-phosphate oxidase family protein — MENIVKESVELINNVPSVIISSIDEDGYPNTKAMLPPRKKDGIKHIYFSTNTSSMRVEQYIKNPKACLYFYDNKLFKGVMLKGVMKVIHDDNIREMIWLDGDERYYPKGIHDPDYCVLMFTAEKGRYYHKFNSNDFIIK; from the coding sequence ATGGAAAACATTGTAAAAGAGAGTGTCGAACTTATTAATAATGTACCAAGTGTAATAATAAGCTCAATAGATGAGGATGGTTATCCTAATACAAAAGCGATGCTACCTCCACGTAAGAAGGATGGAATAAAACATATCTATTTTTCAACCAATACATCATCTATGAGAGTGGAGCAATATATCAAGAACCCTAAGGCATGTTTATATTTTTATGATAATAAACTTTTTAAAGGAGTAATGTTAAAAGGGGTTATGAAGGTTATACATGATGATAACATAAGAGAGATGATTTGGCTTGATGGGGATGAAAGATACTATCCTAAGGGTATTCACGATCCAGACTATTGTGTTCTTATGTTTACTGCTGAAAAAGGAAGATATTATCATAAGTTTAATTCTAATGACTTTATTATCAAGTAA
- a CDS encoding PhzF family phenazine biosynthesis protein: MKSFTFKKIDAFATNNSDGNPAGYISLNSFNDINDNEMLKIASQLRGYVNEVGYITKSDNRKYTLRYFSAEREVEFCGHATIAIMYDIIKNDKELINTYEINITTNKGQLIVQNRIKEENAVFIMSPIPKFNKTQIPIEKIAEVLKIKISDINIKPEIINAGLETLIISINSLETILSMKPNLEELREFCFGYNIDIIEVFCNEVESSDTAYRTRVFAPKFGYLEDPATGSGNSALGYYLLNHKRWDGNIISIEQNGFKDRYNVVKLKTQVDSNDVNRVLFGGGAVTRIEGKYNLL; the protein is encoded by the coding sequence ATGAAGAGTTTTACTTTTAAAAAGATTGATGCATTTGCTACCAATAATTCAGATGGTAATCCAGCAGGATATATATCATTAAATTCATTTAATGATATTAATGATAATGAAATGTTAAAGATTGCTAGTCAATTAAGAGGATATGTTAATGAAGTAGGATATATCACTAAAAGTGATAATAGAAAATATACGTTACGATATTTTTCTGCTGAAAGAGAAGTAGAATTTTGTGGACATGCAACAATTGCAATCATGTATGACATAATAAAAAATGACAAAGAACTAATCAATACTTATGAGATTAATATTACTACTAATAAGGGGCAATTGATTGTTCAAAATAGAATCAAAGAAGAGAATGCAGTATTTATAATGTCACCTATTCCAAAATTTAATAAGACACAAATACCAATTGAGAAAATTGCAGAGGTTCTGAAAATCAAAATATCAGATATAAATATTAAACCTGAAATAATTAATGCGGGTTTGGAAACGTTAATTATTTCAATAAATTCTTTAGAAACAATATTAAGCATGAAACCTAATCTTGAAGAACTAAGAGAGTTTTGTTTTGGTTATAACATTGATATTATCGAGGTATTTTGTAATGAGGTTGAAAGTTCAGACACTGCTTATAGAACTAGGGTTTTTGCTCCCAAGTTTGGATATCTTGAAGATCCTGCAACGGGTTCAGGAAATTCAGCTTTAGGTTATTACTTGTTAAATCATAAAAGATGGGATGGAAATATTATATCAATTGAACAGAATGGATTTAAAGATAGGTATAATGTTGTTAAACTTAAAACTCAAGTAGATTCTAATGATGTCAATAGAGTCTTGTTTGGTGGTGGAGCAGTAACTAGAATTGAAGGGAAGTATAATTTATTATAA
- a CDS encoding DUF2441 domain-containing protein: MSKNEQYFYHLVTNRKMTLGQTIHFDEKTKNTLYGFFFEKEFYNDKGEDVMDILKDNLTNEGISLNHEDANVIHSYIDNTSRSIRETIAELVRLSEYPEYPSRLSCLYAARNYEEVLQWKEIFESYNRQVLQIVKVVTDGVYFIGDGGLLPNIDAAPFSQKISQAREYWKGINDDILPEVLVNGRIKVLEIVEDFTDNSSSKRSVDTI; encoded by the coding sequence ATGTCAAAGAACGAACAGTATTTTTATCATCTTGTTACAAATAGAAAAATGACTCTTGGACAGACTATTCATTTCGATGAAAAAACTAAGAATACTCTATATGGATTTTTCTTTGAAAAAGAATTCTATAATGATAAAGGCGAAGATGTTATGGATATATTAAAAGATAACCTAACTAATGAAGGGATTTCGTTAAATCATGAAGATGCAAATGTAATACATTCATATATAGATAATACAAGTAGATCTATACGAGAGACGATTGCTGAACTGGTAAGACTAAGTGAGTACCCAGAATATCCATCAAGATTATCTTGCTTATATGCTGCTAGAAATTATGAAGAGGTATTACAGTGGAAAGAGATTTTTGAATCGTATAATCGACAAGTCTTACAAATTGTAAAGGTAGTAACAGATGGTGTATATTTTATCGGTGATGGTGGCTTGTTACCAAATATTGATGCAGCACCATTTTCACAGAAGATAAGCCAGGCAAGAGAATATTGGAAAGGTATCAATGATGATATATTGCCAGAAGTCCTAGTGAATGGAAGGATAAAGGTTTTAGAAATTGTGGAAGACTTTACTGATAATTCGTCAAGCAAGAGATCCGTAGACACCATCTAA
- a CDS encoding class I SAM-dependent methyltransferase → MDIKNVEQCYSKVASKYTESFFDELKNKPLDRYLLDVFCNQIRIGGKVCEVGCGPGHVARYIKDKEIDIFGLDLSEGMIKNARKRNPDIEFLKGNMLELELKVESLAGAVSYYSIVNFTLEEVKKILQNLWTILEDEGILFLGFHEGDEVLNLSNWFEEEMQLDFTFFSIDDIVQILEEQNYKIIEALTRYPYEDCEYMSPKGYIICKKAKDKKL, encoded by the coding sequence ATGGACATAAAGAATGTAGAACAGTGCTACAGCAAAGTTGCGAGTAAGTATACAGAGAGTTTTTTTGATGAACTGAAAAACAAACCATTGGATAGATATTTGTTAGATGTATTCTGTAATCAAATAAGAATTGGTGGTAAGGTCTGTGAGGTTGGGTGTGGACCAGGTCATGTAGCACGCTATATAAAGGATAAAGAGATAGATATATTTGGATTGGATTTATCAGAAGGAATGATAAAGAATGCAAGAAAACGTAATCCAGATATAGAATTTTTAAAAGGAAATATGTTAGAACTAGAATTAAAAGTAGAAAGTCTAGCTGGAGCTGTATCATATTATTCAATTGTTAATTTTACGTTGGAAGAAGTCAAAAAAATATTACAGAATTTATGGACAATATTGGAGGACGAGGGAATCTTATTTTTGGGGTTTCATGAAGGAGATGAAGTTCTTAATTTAAGTAATTGGTTTGAAGAAGAAATGCAATTGGACTTCACTTTTTTTAGTATTGATGATATAGTGCAGATTTTAGAGGAACAGAATTACAAAATAATAGAAGCATTGACTAGATATCCATATGAAGATTGTGAGTATATGAGTCCTAAAGGATATATTATCTGTAAAAAAGCAAAAGATAAAAAACTATAG
- a CDS encoding tetratricopeptide repeat protein, with product MKRISVIVIFVIMLFLVSCMPRSEETIEDEGYTDIDSDQNIISNDEDTITDNNVVLNETEEILEEDETAESEISEDAGSNNDETAEGEIKEDADSNDDETTVSEISEDADNNDDVTTDNDTETEEDDIIMKGSARDLNTLGYKLYTSGEYEKALKYFKASIEKDDSYLYPHYNYACTLGVLMKLDYPIWYDSRDTIHYHLQKVIEIKPDYIEKIKNDSDLDMIRKDFEYLQLLGFSTMTDGDIKYILHELDWFINGPGVITPIGGMEFKEDGRFSISFLDLSGFGDGDFELPSEQFEGTYKVQDREIYFTLDEKMLLRRTYEDFSNSGIYEDVIEFKGYLDDDGTLIIEIFDYPIHNWMDEFSA from the coding sequence ATGAAGAGGATAAGTGTAATAGTTATTTTTGTTATTATGTTATTCTTGGTATCTTGTATGCCAAGAAGTGAAGAAACTATTGAAGATGAAGGATATACAGACATTGATTCTGATCAAAACATTATAAGCAATGATGAAGATACCATAACAGATAATAATGTTGTTCTAAATGAAACAGAAGAAATATTGGAAGAAGATGAAACTGCTGAAAGCGAAATTTCAGAAGATGCAGGCAGTAATAATGATGAAACTGCTGAAGGTGAAATAAAAGAAGATGCAGATAGTAATGATGATGAAACTACTGTAAGTGAAATATCAGAAGATGCAGATAATAATGATGATGTAACTACTGATAATGATACTGAAACAGAAGAAGATGACATTATTATGAAGGGGTCTGCAAGAGATCTGAATACACTTGGGTATAAATTATATACTAGTGGTGAATATGAAAAGGCATTGAAGTATTTCAAAGCTTCAATTGAGAAAGACGATTCATATTTATATCCTCATTATAATTATGCATGCACACTCGGTGTTTTGATGAAATTAGACTACCCAATTTGGTATGATAGCAGAGATACCATTCACTATCACTTACAGAAGGTAATAGAAATAAAACCTGATTACATTGAAAAGATTAAGAATGATAGTGATCTAGATATGATACGAAAAGATTTTGAATATCTACAACTATTAGGATTTTCAACTATGACGGATGGAGACATAAAATACATATTGCATGAACTGGATTGGTTTATAAATGGTCCAGGAGTTATCACTCCAATCGGTGGGATGGAATTCAAAGAAGATGGTAGGTTCTCAATATCTTTCTTGGATTTAAGTGGATTTGGTGACGGTGATTTTGAATTACCTAGTGAACAATTTGAGGGTACATATAAGGTGCAAGACCGAGAAATATACTTTACTCTAGATGAAAAAATGTTATTGAGAAGAACCTATGAAGATTTTTCTAATAGTGGGATATACGAAGATGTTATTGAGTTTAAAGGATACCTGGATGATGATGGTACATTGATTATTGAAATATTTGATTATCCTATCCATAATTGGATGGATGAGTTTAGCGCATAA